One Rosa chinensis cultivar Old Blush chromosome 3, RchiOBHm-V2, whole genome shotgun sequence DNA window includes the following coding sequences:
- the LOC112192241 gene encoding 2,3-bisphosphoglycerate-independent phosphoglycerate mutase — translation MGSAGGSWKLADHPKLPKGKVIALIVLDGWGEAKPDQYNCIHVAETPTMDSLKNGVPDKWRLVRAHGTAVGLPTEDDMGNSEVGHNALGAGRIFAQGAKLVDSALESGKIYKGEGFKYIKEVFETGTLHLIGLLSDGGVHSRLDQVQLLLKGAVEHGAKRIRLHVLTDGRDVLDGSSVKFAETLEEDLAKLREKGVDAQIASGGGRMYVTMDRYENDWSVVKRGWDAQVLGEAPYKFKNAVEAIKTLRAEPKANDQYLPPFVIVDDSGKPVGPIVDGDAVVTFNFRADRMVMAAKAFEYADFDKFDRVRVPKIRYAGMLQYDGELKLPTRYLVDPPEIDRTSGEYLTYNGVRTFACSETVKFGHVTFFWNGNRSGCFNPEMEEYVEIPSDSGISFNVQPKMKALEIAEKARDAILSKKFEQVRVNLPNGDMVGHTGDIEATIVACKAADEAVKMILDTVEQVGGIYVVTADHGNAEDMVKRNKTGQPLLDKSGNIQILTSHTLEPVPIAIGGPGLAPGVRFRKDLPRGGLANVAATMINLHGFEAPADYEPSLIEVVDN, via the exons atggGCAGCGCCGGAGGCTCATGGAAATTGGCGGATCACCCGAAGCTGCCGAAGGGGAAGGTCATTGCTCTGATCGTGTTGGACGGTTGGGGCGAGGCCAAGCCCGATCAGTATAACTGTATCCACGTGGCGGAGACTCCCACCATGGATTCGCTTAAGAAT GGTGTGCCGGACAAGTGGAGATTAGTGAGAGCTCATGGAACTGCTGTGGGGCTTCCTACAGAGGATGATATGGGCAACAGTGAGGTCGGTCACAACGCTCTTGGCGCTGGCCGTATTTTTGCACAGGG TGCAAAGCTTGTGGATTCAGCTCTTGAATCGGGAAAGATTTATAAAGGAGAAGGCTTCAAGTACATCAAGGAAGTGTTTGAGACCGGAACTTTGCATCTCATTGGGCTGTTGAGTGATGGCGGAGTCCATTCTCGGCTCGATCAAGTTCAG TTGTTGCTTAAAGGAGCTGTTGAGCATGGTGCTAAGAGGATCCGTCTTCATGTTCTTACTGATGGCCGTGATGTTCTGGATGGCTCAAGTGTGAAATTTGCTGAAACACTTGAAGAGGACCTTGCAAAGTTACGTGAGAAGGGTGTAGATGCACAGATTGCATCTGGTGGAGGTCGCATGTACGTCACCATGGATCGTTATGAG AATGACTGGTCAGTTGTAAAACGAGGATGGGATGCCCAAGTTCTTGGTGAAGCGCCCTATAAATTTAAGAATGCTGTTGAAGCAATCAAGACATTGAGAGCAGAACCAAAGGCCAATGACCAGTATCTACCTCCTTTTGTTATTGTTGATGACAGTGGAAAGCCTGTGGGCCCAATAGTTGATGGTGATGCTGTTGTAACATTCAACTTCCGAGCAGATCGTATGGTCATGGCTGCAAAGGCATTTGAGTATGCAGATTTTGATAAATTTGATAGAGTTCGAGTTCCTAAAATTCGTTATGCTGGTATGCTTCAGTACGATGGTGAGCTGAAGCTTCCAACCCGTTACCTTGTAGATCCCCCAGAGATTGATAGAACATCCGGGGAATATCTAACTTACAACGGTGTCCGTACTTTTGCGTGCAG TGAGACTGTAAAATTTGGCCATGTTACTTTCTTCTGGAATGGGAATCGCTCTGGATGCTTTAACCCTGAAATGGAGGAATATGTGGAAATTCCAAGTGATAGTGGAATCTCATTCAATGTCCAGCCAAAGATGAAGGCATTGGAGATTGCTGAAAAGGCAAGGGATGCTATTCTGAGCAAGAAGTTTGAACAG GTACGTGTTAACCTACCCAATGGGGACATGGTGGGGCATACTGGTGACATTGAGGCCACAATTGTTGCTTGCAAGGCTGCTGATGAAGCTGTCAAG ATGATTCTTGATACGGTAGAGCAAGTGGGTGGAATTTATGTTGTTACAGCTGATCATGGTAATGCCGAGGATATGGTGAAGAGAAATAAGACCGGGCAACCTCTTCTTGACAAGAGTGGCAACATCCAAATCCTTACCTCCCACACTCTTGAACCA GTTCCCATTGCTATTGGAGGCCCTGGACTGGCACCTGGTGTTCGGTTCCGCAAGGATCTTCCGAGAGGTGGTCTTGCCAATGTTGCTGCAACTATGATCAATCTGCATGGATTTGAGGCCCCTGCTGACTATGAGCCGTCCCTCATTGAAGTTGTTGATAACTAG
- the LOC112192242 gene encoding cell division control protein 2 homolog C, translating into MEKYEKLEKVGEGTYGKVYKAKDKATGQLVALKKTRLEMDEEGVPPTALREVSLLQMLSQSLYVVRLLCVEHVDNKKDGKPVLYLVFEYLDTDLKKFIDSYRKGPNPRALAPAMVQSFLFQLCKGVAHCHSHGVLHRDLKPQNLLLDKDRGILKIADLGLGRAFTVPLKSYTHEIVTLWYRAPEVLLGSTHYSTGVDMWSVGCIFAEMVRRQALFPGDSEFQQLLHIFRLLGTPTEKQWAGVTTLRDWHVYPVWEPQNLARAVPALGPDGVDLLSRMLKYDPAERISAKEAMDHPYFDSLDKSQF; encoded by the exons ATGGAAAAGTACGAGAAGCTGGAGAAGGTCGGCGAAGGCACCTACGGCAAGGTGTACAAGGCCAAGGACAAAGCCACCGGCCAATTGGTCGCTCTGAAGAAGACGCGCCTCGAGATGGACGAAGAAGGCGTGCCCCCCACCGCCCTCCGAGAGGTCTCGCTCCTCCAGATGCTGTCCCAGTCGCTCTACGTCGTCCGCCTCCTCTGCGTCGAACACGTGGACAACAAGAAGGACGGCAAGCCGGTGCTCTACCTCGTCTTCGAGTATCTCGACACCGATCTGAAGAAGTTTATTGATTCCTACCGGAAGGGACCGAATCCGAGGGCGTTGGCTCCGGCGATGGTCCAGAGCTTTCTGTTTCAGCTCTGTAAAGGAGTGGCGCACTGCCACTCCCACGGCGTGCTTCACCGCGATTTGAAGCCGCAGAATCTGCTACTGGATAAGGATAGAGGGATTCTTAAGATTGCGGATCTCGGATTGGGCCGAGCGTTCACTGTGCCTCTCAAGAGCTATACGCATGAGATTGTGACTCTTTGGTATAGAGCGCCGGAGGTTCTGCTCGGGTCTACTCACTACTCCACCGGCGTTGATATGTGGTCCGTCGGATGCATCTTCG CTGAAATGGTAAGGAGGCAGGCGCTGTTCCCTGGAGATTCTGAGTTCCAGCAGTTGCTACACATCTTCAG GCTGCTAGGAACACCGACTGAGAAGCAGTGGGCTGGTGTCACTACTCTGCGGGATTGGCATGTTTATCCAGTGTGGGAGCCTCAGAACTTGGCTCGTGCTGTTCCTGCTTTGGGGCCTGatggagtggaccttttatct AGAATGCTTAAATATGATCCAGCTGAGAGAATTTCAGCCAAAGAAGCAATGGACCATCCTTACTTTGATAGCCTCGATAAGTCTCAGTTCTGA